One Synechococcus sp. CC9605 genomic window carries:
- a CDS encoding ABC transporter ATP-binding protein: MIQVEGLSKIYRVAEKQPGLAGTLRHFIRRRTRDVTAVQDVSFRIEPGEMVGFLGANGAGKTTTLKMLCGLIHPSAGEVQVAGHRPQRRQAEFLRRITLVMGQKQQLLWDLPPMDSLRVNAAVYGIPDAVARRRINALADLLELGEELTRPVRKLSLGQRMKAELLAALLHEPEVLFLDEPTLGLDVNAQARVRQFLAEYNRRTGATVLLTSHYMADITALCPRVLLIHQGRLFHDGPLEALADQLAPEREVRLELETPVAADALAGLGRLEQLEGCDVRLLVPRDQLTAVVAQLLDRFPVRDLDVTDPPIEELIGGLFRQGRV; encoded by the coding sequence GTGATTCAGGTTGAGGGGCTGAGCAAGATCTACCGGGTTGCCGAGAAGCAGCCCGGGCTGGCCGGCACCCTGCGCCATTTCATCCGCCGCCGCACCCGGGACGTCACCGCGGTGCAGGACGTCTCCTTCCGGATTGAGCCCGGGGAGATGGTGGGCTTTCTCGGTGCCAACGGTGCCGGCAAAACCACCACCTTGAAGATGCTCTGTGGCTTGATCCACCCCAGCGCCGGCGAGGTGCAGGTGGCGGGGCACCGCCCCCAGCGCCGTCAGGCAGAGTTTTTACGCCGGATCACCCTGGTGATGGGGCAGAAGCAGCAGCTGCTCTGGGACCTGCCGCCGATGGATTCACTGCGGGTGAATGCGGCGGTCTACGGCATTCCTGATGCTGTGGCCCGGCGGCGGATCAACGCGCTGGCCGATCTGCTGGAGCTGGGGGAGGAACTCACCCGGCCGGTGCGCAAGCTTTCCCTGGGCCAGCGGATGAAGGCCGAACTCTTGGCGGCGCTGCTGCACGAGCCGGAGGTGTTGTTCCTCGATGAACCGACCCTGGGGCTGGATGTGAATGCCCAGGCCCGGGTGCGGCAGTTTTTGGCGGAGTACAACCGCCGCACGGGGGCAACGGTGCTGCTCACCAGCCACTACATGGCTGACATCACGGCGTTGTGTCCCCGGGTGCTGCTGATCCACCAGGGGCGGTTGTTCCACGACGGTCCCCTCGAGGCGCTGGCTGATCAATTGGCACCCGAGCGGGAGGTGCGGCTTGAGTTGGAGACGCCTGTAGCAGCGGATGCCCTGGCGGGGTTGGGGCGTCTGGAGCAGTTGGAGGGATGTGATGTGCGGCTGTTGGTGCCTCGCGACCAGCTCACCGCCGTTGTGGCGCAGCTGCTGGATCGCTTCCCTGTGCGTGATCTGGATGTGACCGATCCACCGATCGAGGAGCTGATCGGTGGGCTGTTCCGGCAGGGGCGGGTCTGA
- a CDS encoding chorismate lyase, with product MNPAPRLHPSPHQLWQAPSDAVLSADGPRQLPGPWRLMLLGDGSPTRHLRLLTGSPVAVDLIAMEADQTDHPGAPEEVKELMAPLLRRQVWLTCGGTPLAWAESWWNQAEADWHLRDRNQPIWKSLTEGRSELFREVDGLALVEGDWLDQTFGHRGPYWSRHYRFFRQGKALTVIREVFSPQLETWLGPTLRQEFQQNS from the coding sequence CTGAACCCCGCCCCCCGCCTTCACCCCTCACCGCACCAGCTCTGGCAAGCCCCCAGCGATGCCGTGCTCTCGGCTGACGGACCCCGGCAACTGCCCGGTCCCTGGCGGTTGATGCTGCTGGGTGATGGCAGCCCAACCCGCCACCTGCGCCTGCTCACCGGTTCGCCCGTTGCCGTGGATCTGATCGCCATGGAGGCCGACCAGACCGACCATCCCGGGGCACCGGAGGAGGTGAAGGAATTGATGGCACCACTGCTGCGCCGCCAGGTGTGGCTCACCTGCGGCGGCACCCCGCTGGCCTGGGCCGAGAGCTGGTGGAACCAAGCTGAAGCGGATTGGCACCTGCGGGACCGGAACCAGCCGATCTGGAAAAGCCTCACCGAAGGGCGTTCCGAGCTGTTCCGTGAGGTGGATGGCTTGGCGCTGGTGGAAGGGGACTGGCTCGATCAGACCTTTGGCCATCGCGGCCCCTACTGGAGCCGCCATTACCGCTTCTTCCGCCAAGGCAAGGCCCTCACTGTGATTCGCGAAGTGTTCAGCCCGCAACTCGAAACCTGGCTCGGCCCCACGCTGCGCCAGGAGTTTCAACAAAATTCATGA
- a CDS encoding TVP38/TMEM64 family protein — MISLVQHWLPDVLELLRSPAGALLFMPLYALWVTLLLPGVWASMLAGVLYGTWLGSGLVFVGACLGAVVVFLLGRSVLRDWARRRLEQFPKLQAVERAVSKEGLKLVLLTRLSPAFPFSLLNLAYGLSEVSLRDYSIGLIGILPGTLLFCGLGALAGDVARFGEVLGGEADAGTWVLRVVGVLSTLAVVWLVSRAARRALQDVETSL; from the coding sequence TTGATCTCCTTGGTTCAGCATTGGCTGCCGGATGTGTTGGAGCTGCTGCGCTCCCCCGCTGGGGCTCTGCTGTTCATGCCGCTCTATGCCCTCTGGGTGACGCTGCTGCTGCCGGGGGTTTGGGCGTCGATGCTGGCCGGGGTGCTCTATGGCACCTGGCTTGGCAGTGGCCTGGTGTTTGTTGGGGCCTGCCTCGGGGCGGTGGTGGTGTTTCTGCTGGGGCGTTCGGTGCTGCGCGACTGGGCCCGGCGCCGGTTGGAGCAGTTCCCCAAGCTGCAGGCGGTGGAGCGGGCCGTGAGCAAGGAGGGCCTGAAGTTGGTGTTGTTGACGCGCCTCTCGCCCGCCTTTCCCTTCTCGCTGCTCAACCTGGCCTATGGCCTCAGTGAGGTGAGCCTGCGGGACTACAGCATCGGCTTGATCGGCATCCTCCCCGGCACGTTGCTGTTCTGCGGCTTGGGAGCCTTGGCTGGGGATGTGGCCCGGTTCGGTGAGGTGCTTGGGGGTGAGGCCGATGCCGGAACCTGGGTGCTGCGGGTGGTGGGAGTGCTCTCCACATTGGCCGTGGTCTGGCTCGTGAGCCGGGCGGCCAGACGGGCGCTTCAGGATGTGGAAACGTCGCTCTGA
- a CDS encoding ABC transporter permease: MRIFGLNRRIIRVLLGSQYAHMLEYRAEIALWALSGVLPFIMLSVWSGSDARSGLGLDGVALDRYFLSAFLVRQFSVVWVVYAFEEDALLGRLSPYLLQPLHPLWRYVAAHLGEQLTRLPFAALIAAVFFAVRPQAIWLPSLGGFLLAWLATWMAFAIAFLFQSLIAAFCFWSEKASALERLQFIPFLFLSGLLAPLTAFPPVVRALAQWTPFPYLIDFPARVLAGQPVDLLAGFGAQLAWIALLLPLVLLLWRAGVRRYSAMGA, translated from the coding sequence ATGCGGATCTTTGGGCTGAACCGGCGGATCATCCGGGTTTTGCTGGGCTCCCAGTACGCCCACATGCTCGAGTACCGCGCCGAGATCGCCCTCTGGGCTTTGTCCGGTGTGTTGCCGTTCATCATGCTCAGCGTCTGGAGCGGCAGTGACGCGCGCTCGGGGTTGGGGCTGGATGGCGTGGCCCTGGATCGCTATTTCCTCAGCGCCTTTTTGGTGCGCCAGTTTTCGGTGGTGTGGGTGGTCTATGCCTTCGAGGAAGACGCCCTGCTGGGTCGGCTCTCTCCTTACCTGCTGCAACCGCTGCATCCGCTTTGGCGTTACGTGGCGGCCCACCTCGGTGAGCAGCTCACCCGTCTGCCCTTTGCGGCTCTGATTGCAGCGGTGTTTTTTGCGGTGCGGCCCCAGGCCATCTGGTTGCCGTCGTTGGGTGGCTTCCTGCTGGCCTGGCTGGCCACTTGGATGGCCTTCGCCATTGCTTTCCTGTTCCAGAGTTTGATTGCGGCCTTCTGCTTCTGGAGTGAAAAGGCCAGTGCCCTGGAGCGGCTCCAGTTCATTCCATTCCTGTTTCTTTCCGGTTTGTTGGCACCGCTAACGGCCTTTCCGCCGGTGGTGCGGGCCTTGGCCCAGTGGACGCCCTTCCCCTACCTGATCGACTTCCCGGCCCGGGTGCTGGCGGGTCAGCCGGTGGATTTGTTGGCGGGCTTCGGGGCGCAACTGGCCTGGATCGCTCTGCTGTTGCCGCTGGTGCTGCTGCTATGGCGGGCCGGCGTGCGGCGCTACAGCGCCATGGGGGCCTGA
- a CDS encoding valine--tRNA ligase — protein sequence MPELAKTYDPAGTEARWQQAWEDQGAFHPDPKAPGEPFSVVIPPPNVTGSLHMGHAFNTALIDTIVRYQRLAGKNVLCLPGTDHASIAVQTILEKQLKEEGKTRHDLGREAFLERAWQWKAESGGRIVGQLRRLGYSVDWKRQRFTLDEGLSEAVKEAFVRLHEQGLIYRGEYLVNWCPASGSAVSDLEVEMKEVDGHLWHFRYPLSSGDGHLEVATTRPETMLGDTAVAVNPTDERYAHLVGQTLTLPFVGREIPIVADDHVEKEFGTGCVKVTPAHDPNDFAIGQRHGLPQITVMRKNGTMNKEAGQFEGLDRFEARKAVVAGLEELGLLVKVEDYRHSVPYSDRGKVPVEPLLSTQWFVKTEPLAARCREALEKQDPRFIPERWEKVYRDWLTDIRDWCISRQLWWGHRIPAWFVISETGGKYTDTTPYVVARNEAEALEKAKAAFGAAAEIEQDEDVLDTWFSSGLWPFSTLGWPDADSADLQRWYPTSTLVTGFDIIFFWVARMTMMAGAFTGEMPFQDVYIHGLVRDEQNRKMSKSAGNGIDPLLLIDRYGTDALRFALVREVAGAGQDIRLDYDRKKDTSATVEASRNFANKLWNATRFALMNLGGETPAQLGDPDPAALQLADRWILSRLARVSRETAERYSSYGLGEAAKGLYEFAWNDVCDWYLELSKRRLNPGENPSAEALADQRVAKQVLAKVISQMHLMLHPLMPHLTEELWHSVTGEPETTFLALQPWPAVDEAALNDDLEASFAELIGAIRVVRNLRAVAGLKPSQSVPVRFVTGRGELAAVLTKGTADITALTRAESVAVMAPEEADAAPVTKALAGVSGELQVLLPIEGLVDLDALKGRLEKDIAKAEKEIKGLVGRLGNPNFADKAPPEVVAECQANLDEKQAQADLARKRLADLS from the coding sequence GTGCCCGAACTGGCCAAGACCTACGACCCGGCTGGCACGGAGGCCCGCTGGCAGCAGGCCTGGGAGGACCAGGGAGCGTTTCATCCCGACCCGAAGGCCCCCGGTGAACCGTTCTCCGTGGTGATTCCGCCGCCGAATGTGACCGGTAGCCTCCACATGGGCCATGCCTTCAACACAGCTCTGATCGACACGATCGTGCGCTACCAGCGCCTTGCGGGTAAGAACGTGCTCTGCCTGCCTGGCACCGACCACGCTTCGATCGCGGTGCAGACGATCCTTGAGAAGCAGCTGAAGGAGGAGGGGAAGACCCGCCACGACCTTGGCCGTGAGGCGTTCCTGGAGCGGGCCTGGCAGTGGAAGGCCGAAAGCGGTGGCAGGATCGTGGGCCAGCTGCGGCGCCTGGGCTATTCCGTGGATTGGAAGCGCCAGCGCTTCACCCTGGATGAGGGCCTGAGTGAGGCGGTGAAGGAGGCCTTCGTGCGCCTGCACGAGCAGGGGCTGATCTACCGCGGTGAGTACCTGGTGAACTGGTGCCCCGCCTCCGGTTCGGCGGTGAGCGATCTGGAGGTGGAGATGAAAGAGGTGGACGGCCACCTCTGGCATTTCCGTTATCCACTCAGCAGCGGCGACGGCCACCTGGAGGTGGCCACCACCCGACCCGAAACGATGTTGGGTGACACGGCTGTGGCGGTGAATCCCACCGACGAGCGCTACGCCCACCTGGTGGGCCAGACCCTCACACTGCCATTCGTGGGCCGTGAGATTCCGATCGTGGCCGACGATCACGTGGAGAAGGAGTTCGGCACCGGCTGCGTCAAGGTGACGCCGGCCCACGACCCCAATGATTTCGCCATTGGCCAGCGCCACGGTCTGCCCCAGATCACGGTGATGCGCAAGAACGGCACCATGAACAAAGAGGCCGGCCAGTTTGAGGGGCTGGATCGCTTTGAGGCCCGCAAGGCCGTGGTGGCTGGCCTGGAGGAGCTGGGCCTGCTGGTGAAGGTGGAGGACTACCGCCACAGCGTTCCCTATTCCGATCGCGGCAAGGTGCCGGTGGAGCCGCTGCTCTCCACCCAGTGGTTTGTCAAAACTGAGCCCCTGGCGGCCCGCTGCCGTGAGGCCCTCGAGAAGCAGGATCCCCGCTTCATCCCCGAGCGCTGGGAGAAGGTCTACCGCGACTGGCTCACCGACATCCGCGACTGGTGCATCAGCCGCCAGCTCTGGTGGGGCCATCGCATCCCAGCCTGGTTCGTGATCAGCGAGACCGGCGGCAAGTACACCGACACCACACCTTATGTAGTGGCCCGCAACGAAGCCGAAGCCCTGGAGAAAGCCAAGGCGGCGTTCGGCGCGGCGGCGGAGATCGAGCAGGACGAAGACGTGCTCGACACTTGGTTCTCCAGCGGCCTCTGGCCCTTCTCCACCCTGGGTTGGCCCGATGCTGACAGCGCCGACCTGCAGCGCTGGTACCCCACCAGCACCCTGGTGACGGGCTTCGACATCATCTTTTTCTGGGTGGCCCGGATGACGATGATGGCCGGCGCCTTTACTGGCGAGATGCCTTTCCAGGACGTCTACATCCACGGCCTGGTGCGGGATGAGCAGAACCGCAAGATGAGCAAAAGTGCCGGAAACGGCATCGATCCGCTGCTGCTGATCGACCGCTACGGCACCGATGCCCTGCGTTTCGCCCTAGTGCGGGAGGTGGCCGGTGCAGGTCAGGACATCCGCCTCGATTACGACCGCAAGAAGGACACCTCCGCCACGGTGGAGGCCTCGCGCAACTTCGCCAACAAACTCTGGAACGCCACCCGCTTCGCCTTGATGAACCTGGGCGGCGAAACGCCGGCCCAACTCGGGGATCCCGATCCCGCAGCCCTGCAGCTGGCGGACCGCTGGATCCTCTCCCGTCTGGCCCGGGTGAGTCGGGAGACGGCCGAGCGCTACAGCAGCTACGGCCTGGGTGAAGCGGCTAAGGGCCTCTATGAGTTCGCCTGGAACGACGTCTGCGACTGGTATCTGGAGCTGAGCAAGCGCCGGCTCAATCCCGGTGAGAACCCTTCAGCTGAGGCCCTGGCTGATCAGCGGGTGGCCAAGCAGGTGCTGGCCAAGGTGATCAGCCAGATGCATCTAATGCTGCACCCGTTGATGCCCCACCTCACCGAGGAGCTCTGGCACAGCGTTACCGGTGAGCCGGAGACCACGTTCCTGGCCCTGCAGCCTTGGCCGGCTGTGGATGAAGCGGCCCTCAACGATGACCTTGAAGCCTCCTTCGCTGAACTCATCGGCGCCATTCGTGTGGTGCGCAACCTGCGTGCGGTGGCGGGACTCAAGCCTTCTCAGTCAGTACCGGTGCGCTTTGTCACCGGCCGCGGCGAGCTGGCGGCTGTGCTCACCAAGGGCACGGCCGACATCACGGCGTTGACTCGGGCCGAGTCGGTGGCGGTGATGGCGCCGGAGGAAGCTGATGCGGCTCCGGTGACCAAGGCCCTGGCGGGGGTGAGCGGTGAGCTGCAGGTGCTGCTGCCAATCGAAGGCCTTGTGGATCTCGATGCGCTCAAGGGGCGCCTGGAGAAAGACATCGCCAAGGCCGAGAAGGAGATCAAGGGCCTGGTGGGCCGGCTGGGCAACCCCAACTTCGCCGACAAGGCCCCGCCGGAAGTGGTGGCGGAATGCCAGGCCAACCTCGACGAGAAGCAGGCCCAGGCCGATCTGGCGCGCAAGCGCCTGGCGGATCTGAGCTGA
- the ligA gene encoding NAD-dependent DNA ligase LigA, which yields MADPHERAAELRHLLNRAGHAYYVLDAPEMEDTVYDRLYRELLELEQNDPGLQRPDSPTQRVGGAPAEGFTSVEHRVGMLSLDNAFNRDDLRAWHERLLKVLDRPSDSRLPLVGELKIDGNALALSYRNGVLERAATRGDGSRGEEITANVRTISSIPLRLQIENPPEWVEVRGEAFIPDATFAAINAEREQRDEALFANPRNACAGTLRQLDPKVVAARRLDFFAYTLHLPGDAQPPGQWAALEWLNSAGFRVNPNRELCGDLAAIQRFCDHWEQGRHDLPYATDGVVVKLDDLQLQDEAGFTQKAPRWAVALKYPAEEAPTRLLRVGAQVGRTGAITPVAEFEAVPLAGTSVSRATLHNADRIAELDLHLGDTIVVRKAGEIIPEVVRVLPELRPSDATPVQLPQQCPECGSNLVREGDEAATRCVNSSCPAILRGGLRHWVSKGALDVDGLGSKLIEQLVDRGLVGSLADLYRLDAALLASLDRMGDKSATNLVEALKASKQQPWHRQLYGLGIRHIGEVNAKALAAAFFSIDSLATAALEAPEQIAELHGIGPEISASLGQWLHTPANQQLLQDLRSVGFSLEASTSEQEAASQAGADADGVLQGKTLVLTGTLPNLSRSEAKALIETAGGKVSGSVSKKTDYLVAGEAAGSKLTKAESLGVTVLSEADLTALLQP from the coding sequence ATGGCTGATCCGCACGAGCGGGCCGCGGAACTGCGGCACCTGCTCAACCGTGCCGGCCACGCTTATTACGTTCTCGATGCACCCGAAATGGAGGACACGGTCTACGACCGCCTCTATCGCGAGCTGCTCGAGCTGGAACAGAACGATCCGGGCCTGCAACGGCCCGACAGTCCCACCCAGCGGGTGGGCGGAGCTCCGGCGGAAGGGTTCACCAGCGTTGAGCACCGTGTGGGCATGCTCAGCCTCGACAACGCCTTCAACCGCGACGACCTGCGGGCCTGGCACGAGCGGCTGCTCAAGGTGCTGGACCGTCCCAGCGACAGCCGCCTGCCCCTGGTGGGGGAACTCAAAATCGACGGCAACGCCCTCGCCCTGAGCTACCGCAACGGGGTGTTGGAACGGGCCGCCACCCGGGGCGACGGCAGCCGCGGTGAAGAGATCACCGCCAACGTGCGCACGATCAGCTCGATTCCGCTGCGGCTGCAGATCGAGAACCCACCCGAATGGGTGGAGGTGCGAGGAGAGGCGTTCATCCCCGATGCCACCTTCGCGGCGATCAATGCCGAAAGGGAGCAACGGGATGAAGCGCTGTTCGCCAATCCCCGCAACGCCTGCGCCGGAACCCTGCGCCAACTGGATCCCAAGGTGGTGGCCGCCCGCCGGCTCGACTTCTTTGCCTACACCCTGCACCTGCCGGGTGACGCCCAACCCCCCGGCCAATGGGCAGCTCTGGAGTGGCTGAACTCGGCGGGTTTCCGCGTGAACCCGAACCGGGAGCTCTGCGGAGACCTGGCCGCCATCCAGCGCTTCTGCGACCACTGGGAGCAGGGTCGCCATGACCTCCCCTATGCCACCGATGGCGTGGTGGTGAAGCTGGACGACCTGCAGCTGCAGGACGAAGCCGGCTTCACCCAGAAGGCGCCGCGCTGGGCCGTCGCCCTCAAATACCCGGCCGAAGAAGCCCCCACCCGTCTGCTTCGCGTTGGCGCTCAGGTGGGCCGCACCGGTGCCATCACCCCCGTGGCCGAATTCGAAGCGGTGCCCCTGGCCGGCACCAGCGTCAGCCGCGCCACCCTCCACAACGCCGATCGGATCGCTGAACTGGATCTGCACCTGGGCGACACCATTGTGGTGCGCAAAGCCGGGGAGATCATTCCCGAAGTGGTGCGGGTGCTGCCGGAGCTCAGGCCCAGCGACGCCACTCCGGTGCAACTGCCACAGCAATGCCCCGAATGCGGCTCCAACCTGGTGCGGGAAGGCGATGAAGCCGCCACCCGTTGTGTGAACAGCAGCTGCCCGGCGATCCTGAGAGGTGGCCTGCGGCACTGGGTGAGCAAGGGCGCCCTGGATGTGGATGGGCTCGGCAGCAAGTTGATCGAACAACTGGTGGATCGCGGCCTGGTGGGTTCGCTGGCGGATCTTTACCGCCTGGATGCAGCCCTGCTCGCCAGCCTGGATCGAATGGGCGATAAGTCGGCCACCAACCTGGTGGAGGCCCTTAAGGCCTCCAAACAACAGCCGTGGCACCGCCAGCTTTATGGCCTCGGCATCCGCCACATCGGCGAGGTCAACGCCAAAGCACTCGCGGCCGCTTTCTTCAGCATCGACAGCCTGGCGACAGCAGCGCTGGAGGCCCCGGAGCAGATCGCCGAACTGCATGGCATCGGCCCGGAAATCAGCGCCAGCCTGGGCCAATGGCTGCACACCCCCGCCAACCAACAGCTGCTGCAGGACTTACGCAGCGTTGGCTTCTCCCTGGAGGCCAGTACCTCCGAGCAGGAGGCCGCCAGCCAAGCCGGAGCTGACGCCGACGGCGTGCTGCAGGGCAAAACCCTGGTGCTCACGGGCACACTCCCCAACCTCAGCCGCAGCGAGGCCAAAGCGCTGATCGAAACGGCCGGCGGCAAGGTGAGCGGCAGCGTCAGCAAGAAGACCGACTACCTGGTGGCGGGCGAAGCCGCCGGCAGCAAACTGACCAAAGCCGAAAGCCTCGGGGTAACGGTGCTCAGCGAAGCCGATCTCACCGCCCTGCTGCAGCCATGA
- a CDS encoding extracellular solute-binding protein encodes MGAIRIEHLALGIALTGFCAGCSSWLPPTVVKVVRTTNNSDTISSKDYERLREVTEDAIDHIKSVDPHILPRLTLSSQKNFVDEIEDQTRSGFGPDLLITDSETALDLYKRKLVDPLELSLEDRADTPDYLFDLVTADDGQLVGRPVNQFVQLACFNKERLSSPPQTLQEMQQESEDNNFGMALQLKDLFWSAEAFDAAEAMEAALSKLPPDTNRQANVTKWLHWLEHASYQQNIRFLNDQRSLRQALVAGDLDWITCWSGSLRELRETMGEKLALAPLPKGPSTKLKAATKLQVWSLGRNSSRKQREKALVMIDFITKPWAQKTYALAGRNSLPVNRKAAKIVAAKIPGGTEALMTYAQQSLQENAAKGQAKARVFRDPERYEAISDALFDTIYDVNSPEQSTQKILKSLRESDS; translated from the coding sequence ATGGGCGCAATCCGGATCGAGCATCTGGCCCTTGGGATTGCGCTGACCGGCTTCTGCGCAGGCTGCAGCAGCTGGCTTCCACCGACTGTGGTGAAGGTGGTTCGCACAACTAATAATTCGGACACCATCTCCAGCAAGGACTACGAGCGTCTGCGGGAGGTCACCGAAGACGCTATCGATCACATCAAAAGCGTGGACCCCCACATCCTCCCGCGACTGACGCTGTCCTCGCAGAAAAATTTTGTAGATGAGATTGAAGATCAAACCCGCAGCGGCTTTGGCCCGGATCTGCTGATCACCGATAGCGAAACAGCCCTCGATCTGTACAAACGCAAGTTGGTGGATCCGCTTGAACTTTCACTTGAAGATCGCGCCGACACACCTGATTATTTATTCGACCTAGTTACTGCCGACGACGGGCAACTGGTGGGTCGTCCAGTGAACCAATTCGTCCAACTGGCCTGCTTCAACAAGGAGCGATTGAGCTCTCCTCCCCAGACTCTACAGGAGATGCAACAAGAGAGCGAAGACAACAACTTCGGCATGGCCCTTCAACTGAAAGATCTGTTCTGGAGCGCAGAAGCATTTGATGCTGCTGAAGCGATGGAAGCCGCCCTCTCGAAGCTCCCACCAGATACCAATCGCCAAGCCAACGTGACCAAGTGGTTGCACTGGCTGGAGCACGCGAGTTATCAGCAAAACATCCGTTTCCTCAATGATCAGCGCAGTCTTCGCCAAGCCTTGGTGGCTGGAGATCTGGATTGGATCACCTGCTGGAGCGGGAGCCTACGGGAATTAAGAGAAACCATGGGCGAGAAGCTTGCCCTAGCTCCGCTCCCAAAAGGACCGTCCACCAAGCTCAAAGCCGCCACCAAACTTCAGGTGTGGTCCCTGGGTCGCAACTCCAGCCGCAAGCAGCGGGAAAAAGCTCTGGTGATGATCGACTTCATCACCAAACCCTGGGCGCAAAAGACCTATGCCCTTGCCGGACGCAATTCACTGCCAGTGAATCGGAAAGCCGCAAAAATTGTTGCCGCAAAAATCCCAGGGGGGACTGAAGCCCTGATGACGTACGCACAACAATCGCTGCAGGAAAACGCCGCCAAAGGGCAAGCAAAAGCGCGCGTGTTCCGCGATCCAGAGCGCTATGAGGCCATCTCCGATGCTCTGTTTGACACCATCTACGACGTCAACTCCCCTGAGCAATCAACTCAAAAAATCCTCAAGAGTTTGCGGGAGAGCGACTCATGA
- a CDS encoding SprT family zinc-dependent metalloprotease, producing MALIRISSPRSVPLQPLLPLFHRLNREHFGGALVDGGQPLTAVRWSDGRMSRTAGFYRRGPGVGEGRGSEIVLSRPVLEPLPQIATESTLCHEMIHAWVDLVQRRRESHGPLFRARMAAINAAQSRFQLSIRHSYPVPPRPPRWLAVCPRCGRRTPCRRRTRNAACRACCVEHFHGRWDASCVLSYVEAEG from the coding sequence ATGGCGCTGATTCGGATCTCCTCCCCCCGTTCTGTGCCTTTGCAGCCGCTGCTGCCGTTGTTTCACCGCCTCAACCGGGAGCATTTCGGCGGTGCGCTGGTGGATGGGGGCCAGCCGCTGACGGCGGTGCGCTGGAGCGATGGGCGGATGAGCCGCACTGCGGGGTTCTACCGCCGTGGCCCCGGGGTGGGTGAGGGCCGCGGCAGCGAGATTGTCTTGTCGCGGCCGGTGCTCGAGCCGTTGCCCCAGATCGCCACGGAAAGCACGCTCTGCCACGAGATGATCCACGCTTGGGTGGATCTGGTGCAGCGTCGCCGCGAAAGCCATGGGCCGCTGTTCCGGGCCCGAATGGCCGCCATCAATGCGGCCCAGAGCCGGTTTCAGTTGAGCATCCGCCACAGCTATCCGGTGCCGCCCCGGCCGCCCCGCTGGCTGGCGGTCTGTCCCCGTTGCGGCCGTCGCACCCCCTGCCGAAGGCGCACACGTAATGCTGCCTGCCGGGCTTGTTGCGTCGAGCATTTCCATGGCCGCTGGGATGCCAGCTGCGTGCTCAGTTATGTGGAGGCAGAGGGCTAG
- a CDS encoding ABC transporter permease codes for MGRYWQTLSRFWGTAVAVQLEYQANVLIELLAVAMSLSGSLFLLSLFYGPDQTLGGWNWAQALMVQGLYTVFDGMATTWLRPNLGAIVTHVREGTLDFVLLKPIDSQFWLSLRTLSPAGLPEIGLGLGLLAWGSHQAGVVFSLSSLFTVLVMLLAGGLILYSLWFLIAATSIWFVKTWNATEVLRALLASGRYPLNAYPPALRLLFTLVLPVAFLTTVPAQVLLGEAAAPMLFAGLALAALFFAAARAFWLFALRFYTSASS; via the coding sequence ATGGGGCGCTACTGGCAAACCCTGAGCCGCTTCTGGGGCACGGCTGTGGCCGTGCAGCTGGAGTATCAGGCCAACGTGCTGATCGAGCTGCTGGCGGTGGCGATGAGCCTCAGCGGCAGCCTGTTCCTGCTCTCGTTGTTCTACGGCCCTGATCAGACTTTGGGGGGCTGGAACTGGGCCCAGGCCCTGATGGTTCAGGGGCTTTACACGGTGTTCGATGGCATGGCCACCACCTGGTTGCGCCCCAACCTCGGGGCGATCGTCACCCATGTGCGCGAGGGCACCTTGGATTTCGTGCTGCTCAAGCCGATCGACAGCCAGTTCTGGTTGTCGCTGCGCACGCTGTCGCCGGCGGGGCTGCCGGAGATCGGCCTGGGGCTTGGGCTTCTGGCCTGGGGCAGCCATCAGGCCGGTGTGGTGTTCAGCCTGTCCTCTCTTTTCACCGTGTTGGTGATGCTGCTGGCCGGTGGCTTGATTCTTTATTCGCTCTGGTTCCTGATTGCTGCCACCAGCATCTGGTTCGTCAAAACCTGGAATGCCACTGAGGTGTTGCGGGCCCTACTGGCCTCCGGCCGTTATCCCCTCAACGCCTATCCGCCGGCCCTGCGCCTGTTGTTCACCCTGGTGCTGCCAGTGGCGTTTCTCACAACGGTTCCGGCTCAGGTGCTGTTGGGTGAGGCTGCCGCACCAATGCTATTTGCGGGCTTGGCTCTGGCGGCTTTGTTTTTTGCCGCGGCGCGGGCCTTCTGGCTCTTTGCCCTGCGCTTTTACACCTCAGCATCGAGTTAG